A single region of the Chitinivibrionia bacterium genome encodes:
- a CDS encoding formylglycine-generating enzyme family protein: MKALLLLIFCLATAAFSFSEIVQIRGGTFNRGSERGNPDERPVREITVDAFRLDKRPVSNNDYQQCVNAGRCSRPNTANCFLWTNQGLTRMTPPEELLAPNNPVICITWRQASEYCRFRGGRLPTEAEWEFAATNGGRTTFSWGNERPTPQRARFRSRSSVQVYTFDGVGDFGLVDMNGNVWEWVNDRYEQDFYQFAPQHNPRGPQVGRFNVIRGGGWYSEERALRGTNRQWFAPEAGEISIGVRCAH; encoded by the coding sequence ATGAAAGCGCTTCTGCTTTTAATTTTCTGCTTGGCTACGGCGGCGTTTTCTTTCAGTGAAATCGTGCAAATTCGCGGCGGAACTTTTAACAGAGGAAGCGAAAGAGGAAATCCCGACGAAAGACCCGTGCGCGAAATAACGGTGGACGCATTCCGTCTCGACAAACGCCCCGTCAGCAACAACGATTATCAGCAATGCGTGAATGCAGGAAGATGTTCTCGTCCAAATACCGCTAATTGTTTTTTATGGACAAACCAAGGACTTACAAGAATGACGCCGCCCGAAGAATTGCTTGCACCCAACAACCCTGTCATTTGCATAACTTGGAGACAGGCAAGCGAATATTGCAGGTTTAGAGGCGGCAGGCTTCCGACCGAAGCCGAATGGGAATTTGCCGCAACCAACGGCGGAAGAACCACCTTTTCGTGGGGCAACGAAAGACCTACGCCGCAAAGAGCGCGTTTCAGAAGCCGAAGTTCCGTGCAGGTTTACACTTTTGACGGAGTAGGCGATTTTGGATTGGTCGATATGAACGGAAACGTTTGGGAATGGGTAAACGACAGATACGAGCAGGATTTCTATCAATTTGCACCGCAACACAATCCGAGAGGTCCGCAAGTCGGACGTTTCAATGTAATTCGAGGCGGCGGCTGGTACAGCGAAGAGCGAGCGCTAAGAGGAACAAATCGTCAGTGGTTTGCACCCGAGGCGGGCGAAATCAGCATCGGCGTCAGATGCGCACATTAA
- a CDS encoding FkbM family methyltransferase, which translates to MDFIEDLQKVPMAKNEDVEYLKQSELPLVLYGAADLGRNVKRFLEINNVKVDFVVVDKEYWQPNMKLSDYVIQPIENILANNFKFNIVVAFYSGFAEKIARLKENAQIQRCLFFHPLNVAFVDCYHDSDFLNRHSTALTDLYSNLTDDLSRRIMLEYIKARKSANSTDLVKLNVPNELQCFPDFLPLADNEIFVDCGAFNGDTIKVFLNKTNGKYNKIFAFEPDTVSAQQCRELLANQGREDVLFEKGAWSGKAMLRFDNRGNMTSVISEKGNIQIELDSIDSVLGDEKATFIKMDIEGAEFEALKGAQNQIIANKPKLAICVYHKQEDLITIPQYILSLNPDYKLYLRHYGAFCTELVLYAI; encoded by the coding sequence ATGGATTTTATCGAAGATTTGCAAAAAGTTCCAATGGCAAAAAACGAAGACGTAGAGTATCTGAAACAATCGGAATTGCCGTTGGTTTTGTATGGGGCGGCGGATTTGGGGCGTAATGTAAAACGTTTTTTGGAGATAAATAACGTCAAAGTTGACTTTGTTGTCGTCGATAAAGAATATTGGCAGCCAAATATGAAATTGAGCGATTATGTAATTCAGCCGATAGAAAATATTTTAGCGAATAATTTCAAATTTAATATTGTAGTGGCATTTTATAGTGGTTTTGCGGAAAAAATCGCAAGGTTAAAAGAAAATGCGCAAATACAAAGATGTCTGTTTTTTCATCCGCTCAATGTGGCATTTGTAGATTGTTATCACGACTCTGATTTTCTTAATCGACATTCTACTGCCCTTACAGATCTGTATAGCAACTTGACAGATGATTTATCACGTCGGATAATGTTGGAATATATTAAGGCAAGAAAATCGGCAAACTCAACAGATCTTGTAAAATTGAATGTTCCGAATGAATTGCAGTGTTTTCCCGACTTTTTACCGCTTGCGGATAATGAAATATTTGTTGATTGCGGAGCTTTTAACGGCGATACTATAAAGGTGTTTCTTAACAAAACAAACGGAAAATACAACAAAATTTTTGCTTTTGAACCGGATACGGTTAGCGCGCAACAATGCAGAGAGTTGCTTGCCAATCAAGGGCGCGAGGACGTCTTGTTTGAAAAAGGCGCTTGGAGCGGAAAAGCAATGTTGCGCTTTGATAATCGAGGCAATATGACTTCAGTTATCAGCGAAAAAGGAAATATACAAATAGAATTAGACAGTATTGACAGCGTATTGGGCGACGAAAAAGCTACTTTTATCAAAATGGATATTGAAGGCGCTGAATTTGAAGCGCTAAAAGGCGCTCAAAACCAAATAATAGCCAATAAACCCAAACTTGCAATTTGTGTTTATCACAAACAAGAAGACTTAATAACAATTCCGCAATATATTTTGTCGCTGAATCCCGATTACAAATTATACTTGCGACATTATGGCGCTTTCTGTACGGAACTTGTCCTATACGCAATATAA
- a CDS encoding PEGA domain-containing protein, which translates to MKNIFIMLLILATFSFATVPMPAPLTSADMEILPYEPTDINIETSQSVAETLEEIAEISYETTEEAGEITTAEIELGSVAELVEAEAEIVVEEATMASLAITTTPDGATILVNRRVSGTTPFFADELEPREYNIMLLKEGFTLFDTTFTLSAGQNDTLSIALISENQQVQAPARTRGRDTATQAESEEEEKDKTDTLSEEELATKRRRMDRAGIIVFLSVMFVSMAMQESRSR; encoded by the coding sequence TTGAAAAATATTTTTATAATGTTATTGATATTAGCAACTTTTTCGTTTGCAACTGTTCCTATGCCTGCGCCTTTGACAAGCGCCGATATGGAAATTTTACCGTACGAGCCGACAGACATAAATATCGAGACTTCGCAAAGCGTTGCAGAAACGCTTGAAGAGATTGCCGAAATTTCGTACGAAACGACGGAAGAAGCAGGCGAAATAACCACAGCAGAAATTGAGCTCGGCTCGGTGGCTGAGCTTGTCGAAGCCGAAGCGGAAATCGTTGTCGAAGAAGCGACAATGGCATCGCTTGCAATTACTACAACACCCGACGGTGCCACAATTCTTGTCAATCGTCGAGTTTCGGGGACTACTCCGTTTTTTGCCGACGAGCTTGAGCCGCGCGAATACAACATTATGCTTCTTAAAGAGGGCTTTACCCTTTTTGATACAACTTTCACTTTATCGGCAGGACAAAATGATACGCTTTCCATAGCGCTTATTTCGGAAAATCAGCAGGTGCAGGCTCCCGCAAGAACGCGAGGTCGTGATACGGCAACACAAGCGGAAAGCGAAGAAGAAGAAAAAGACAAAACCGATACACTCAGCGAAGAAGAACTCGCCACAAAAAGACGGAGAATGGACAGGGCAGGAATTATAGTATTTTTGTCTGTAATGTTTGTTTCAATGGCAATGCAGGAAAGCCGAAGCCGATGA
- a CDS encoding zinc ABC transporter substrate-binding protein, giving the protein MKTRILTIVLLLFATCFAQGRQQQRLQIGVSLHPYYSFARNIVGDRADVIPMISPNVNPHGYRIIPEDIERAMGLDVVILNGVGHDEFALQILRAAGNLNRIHKIFANDGVALIPQSINTNQVNSHTFISISASIQQVFTIATRLAEIDPANAQFFRQNAQRYARQLRQLRAEFMEKLADYKENDFRCATIHGGYSYLLQEFGFQVEAVIEPSHGIAPTASQMMETIEKIRAVNVQVVFSESDFPPTFLRTIQEETGVRVVKLSHLSYGEYSAEFFERGMRFNLEQLLRAVSGRD; this is encoded by the coding sequence ATGAAAACACGGATTTTAACAATAGTTTTGTTGCTTTTTGCGACTTGTTTTGCGCAAGGGCGGCAACAGCAACGACTGCAAATCGGCGTCAGTTTGCACCCTTATTACAGCTTCGCTCGGAATATTGTAGGCGACAGAGCGGACGTTATACCTATGATTAGCCCTAACGTTAATCCGCACGGTTATCGGATAATTCCCGAAGATATTGAGCGGGCGATGGGGCTTGACGTTGTAATTCTCAACGGGGTAGGACACGACGAATTTGCGCTTCAGATACTTAGGGCGGCGGGCAATTTAAATCGAATACACAAAATTTTTGCCAACGACGGCGTTGCGCTTATTCCGCAGTCGATAAATACAAATCAGGTAAATTCGCACACTTTTATTTCGATTTCCGCGTCTATTCAGCAGGTTTTTACGATAGCGACCCGTCTTGCTGAAATCGACCCTGCAAATGCGCAGTTTTTCCGTCAGAATGCGCAGAGATACGCGCGACAGTTAAGGCAACTTCGGGCGGAATTTATGGAAAAACTTGCAGATTACAAGGAAAACGATTTCAGATGCGCTACAATTCACGGCGGGTATTCGTATCTTTTGCAGGAGTTCGGCTTTCAGGTGGAAGCGGTTATAGAGCCGAGCCACGGGATAGCTCCGACCGCTTCGCAAATGATGGAAACGATAGAGAAAATCCGCGCCGTCAATGTTCAGGTGGTTTTTTCGGAGAGCGATTTTCCGCCGACGTTTTTAAGGACAATTCAGGAAGAAACGGGCGTCCGCGTGGTTAAACTTTCGCATTTGTCATACGGTGAATACAGCGCGGAATTCTTTGAAAGAGGAATGCGCTTTAACTTGGAGCAATTACTTAGAGCAGTGAGCGGGAGAGATTGA
- a CDS encoding glycogen/starch/alpha-glucan phosphorylase: MNDDNKFLEKYFKYFRAKDENSATQYDKYIGISGVLRAHVIENWIKTQKAYLGNNEIRRIYYLSLEYNLGSPIKMHSVSNELQSHLDIMLEQEGIERSEINAKEPPMDLGNGFIGEFSANILEVLASKGIPSVAYGLWYGMAQFRQAVKNNSDKSILGQLERPYYWSSLYNPWVVDRPEYNNHVCFGSRSCYGGCLGKKNPDESIWICGDRVMATPVDFPISGYRNKVVNTLRFWNALPSEDFSSDYMLHSDYVRACDEKSDSVKFLRYLFSEEVSQQTSELHIKQQYFLAAASIKDILRRHLSQNNSIETICDKAQIILADSRMGFAIIEFIRILIAHFEISVEKAVGIARKTFVISLPLVDGGQFPKVPLYILETLLPQHVNVIMKINHWLLDKARKEYGASDDDLREISLIEEGAIKKICMANLSLMFSGSAFSYSQSGADHIKNVALPKTSRIYSVDIKPTFSGVSLRRWLLYSNKHLADLITSKIGEGWIKENSKLADFERYSQNAAIQKVFTQIKAYAKEEFLEKMFNDIAIAKNSLLDTLFITHIRKITLGNSQVLMLLYIAARYLRLRRGEKLVSRAYFFTGRALPFDFYGKQLVSLVNIFSRALKDCKELQVHFVYNCTTSLEEELLAIGDMAEFISSPYSLEPSSFSAVRAAANGMVPLSGANSVDIDTVSKIGLDSCFYLENTDKDISGYDINAYVENTPVLKEAFELVEKWIKDYSGGEEEEGKINPLWENLRYRDEMKIFSFFDEYCRAQDKIDAAFADKSEWSSMALRNIARSSAGSLDNTICSLYGDYTNKVVDL, translated from the coding sequence ATGAATGATGACAACAAGTTTTTAGAAAAATATTTCAAATATTTTCGTGCGAAAGATGAAAATTCCGCTACACAATACGATAAATATATCGGTATAAGCGGCGTTTTACGTGCGCACGTCATAGAAAATTGGATTAAAACGCAAAAAGCATATTTAGGTAATAATGAAATAAGACGAATTTATTATTTGTCTTTAGAATATAATCTCGGTTCGCCAATAAAAATGCATTCCGTTTCAAACGAACTTCAATCTCATCTCGACATAATGCTCGAGCAGGAAGGAATTGAACGAAGTGAAATAAACGCCAAAGAGCCGCCTATGGATTTGGGAAACGGGTTTATCGGGGAATTTTCCGCAAATATTCTTGAAGTGCTTGCCTCTAAAGGTATTCCGTCGGTTGCCTACGGGCTTTGGTATGGTATGGCGCAATTCAGGCAAGCTGTTAAAAATAATTCGGATAAAAGCATTCTCGGACAGTTGGAAAGACCATATTATTGGTCGTCTTTGTATAATCCGTGGGTTGTTGATAGACCTGAATACAATAATCACGTGTGTTTCGGCAGTCGCTCATGCTACGGCGGTTGTTTAGGCAAGAAAAATCCCGACGAGTCCATTTGGATTTGCGGCGACAGAGTTATGGCGACACCTGTGGATTTTCCGATTTCGGGGTATCGAAACAAAGTCGTTAATACATTGCGCTTTTGGAACGCTTTGCCGAGCGAGGACTTTTCTTCGGATTATATGCTTCACAGCGATTACGTACGCGCTTGCGACGAAAAAAGCGATTCCGTAAAGTTTTTGCGCTATTTGTTCAGCGAGGAAGTGTCTCAACAAACAAGCGAACTGCATATAAAACAACAATATTTCTTGGCTGCGGCGTCGATAAAAGATATATTGCGTCGGCATTTATCGCAAAATAATTCTATCGAAACCATTTGCGACAAGGCGCAGATTATTCTTGCGGACAGTCGTATGGGATTTGCCATAATTGAATTTATACGGATTTTAATTGCTCATTTCGAAATTTCCGTCGAAAAAGCCGTGGGTATTGCCCGAAAAACATTTGTTATATCGCTTCCGCTTGTGGACGGCGGTCAATTTCCTAAAGTGCCTCTCTATATTTTAGAAACCCTTTTGCCGCAACACGTTAACGTAATTATGAAAATTAACCATTGGCTTCTCGATAAAGCGAGAAAGGAATATGGTGCTTCCGATGATGACCTGCGTGAAATTTCGCTTATTGAAGAGGGCGCTATAAAGAAAATCTGTATGGCAAACCTTTCGCTTATGTTTTCGGGAAGCGCTTTCTCGTATTCTCAGAGCGGCGCAGACCATATAAAAAATGTTGCGCTTCCAAAGACTTCCCGCATATATTCGGTTGATATAAAACCGACTTTTTCGGGCGTTTCTCTTCGCAGATGGTTGCTTTATTCTAATAAACACCTCGCGGATTTGATAACATCCAAGATTGGCGAAGGTTGGATTAAGGAAAACTCTAAACTTGCCGATTTTGAGCGCTACTCGCAAAACGCCGCCATACAGAAAGTATTTACTCAAATAAAAGCGTACGCTAAAGAGGAGTTTCTCGAAAAAATGTTTAACGATATTGCAATTGCAAAAAACTCTTTGCTCGATACGCTTTTTATTACGCACATACGAAAAATAACCCTCGGCAACTCGCAGGTTTTAATGCTTCTTTATATTGCGGCGCGCTATTTAAGGCTGAGACGTGGAGAAAAACTTGTTTCTCGCGCATATTTTTTCACAGGAAGAGCGTTGCCCTTTGATTTTTACGGCAAGCAGCTGGTATCGCTTGTGAATATTTTCTCACGAGCGCTTAAGGATTGCAAAGAATTGCAGGTGCATTTTGTTTACAACTGCACAACCTCTTTGGAAGAGGAACTTTTAGCTATCGGAGATATGGCGGAATTTATTTCGTCGCCTTATTCTTTAGAACCATCGTCGTTTAGTGCGGTAAGGGCGGCGGCTAACGGAATGGTGCCGCTTTCGGGAGCAAATTCCGTGGATATAGACACCGTTTCAAAAATTGGGCTGGATTCTTGCTTTTATTTGGAAAATACCGACAAAGACATCAGTGGATACGACATAAACGCGTATGTGGAAAACACACCTGTCCTTAAGGAAGCCTTTGAATTAGTGGAAAAATGGATTAAAGATTATTCGGGCGGCGAAGAAGAAGAGGGAAAAATTAATCCTCTTTGGGAAAATTTGCGTTATCGGGACGAAATGAAAATATTTTCGTTTTTTGACGAATATTGCCGAGCACAAGACAAAATAGACGCCGCATTCGCTGATAAGTCGGAATGGTCGTCGATGGCTTTACGAAATATCGCACGCTCAAGCGCAGGTTCGCTCGACAATACAATTTGCTCCTTATACGGAGATTATACTAATAAAGTGGTGGACTTGTAA
- the ptsP gene encoding phosphoenolpyruvate--protein phosphotransferase, producing MMGGKPKIYSGTSIAAGKGLGQAVIVEVKNDNIIRRITRDEILLETDRFENAKLQATKYYDDLSKVLRAKAGTGSDDASIIEIYKCIVNDPMLSRSVMYNIRTELFSAESSVQKVANDMMEEFKSIEDEYIRERDKDICEAGKRILHYLGCDNFEERIFEKDVVLFINGPLILSHIVGKNIEKIKGVVCLASGKTSHAAIVARSNSIPVISDVDLLKLNLVEGNNVLIDCDVGTFTINPTKKSINEYNSYINEKNLRKRGLPAFLKRPVFTNDGMSISVMANVSIEDDARLAVENGADGIGLVRTEILFTEYAEFPSESEQIRYYEGIFNKIGSGKKVNIRVMDVGGDKMVKFINDIPREENPFMGWRAVRIYRERTEFLHKQLVAILKAGEGKKYGIMFPMITTLSEWDFLRNFTIKTADELGIKCPSLGVLLEVPLAILEIESFLSTLEFASIGTNDLMQYLSAADRSNAKVNYLYNPLEPAFLKIVKTAIDQCVSGGKPISMCGDMAARPECTILLLGLGLTRFSVSPPTIPIIKEIISCIPLMKIKEETNHLLLNKRSAKDVADWLQYINGKYCAHIFKKHGFIPLYGDYYDKGNF from the coding sequence ATGATGGGGGGGAAGCCAAAAATTTATTCGGGAACTTCGATAGCCGCAGGAAAAGGGCTTGGACAGGCGGTTATAGTCGAGGTTAAGAACGACAACATAATACGAAGAATTACGCGAGACGAAATTTTATTAGAGACAGACAGATTTGAAAACGCAAAACTGCAGGCGACAAAATATTACGATGACCTGTCTAAAGTCTTAAGAGCGAAAGCCGGTACGGGAAGCGATGACGCCTCTATAATTGAAATATATAAATGTATAGTGAACGACCCGATGCTTAGCAGAAGTGTTATGTATAATATTCGCACGGAGTTGTTTTCCGCCGAAAGCTCCGTCCAAAAAGTCGCCAATGATATGATGGAGGAGTTTAAGTCTATCGAAGATGAATATATAAGGGAGCGAGATAAAGATATATGCGAGGCGGGCAAAAGAATTCTGCATTATCTCGGTTGCGATAATTTTGAAGAAAGAATATTTGAAAAAGATGTGGTTTTGTTTATAAACGGTCCGCTTATTTTGTCTCACATCGTTGGTAAAAACATAGAAAAAATAAAAGGAGTGGTGTGTTTGGCGTCGGGAAAAACTTCGCACGCCGCTATCGTTGCTCGTTCAAATTCAATTCCCGTAATTTCCGACGTGGACTTGCTGAAGTTAAACTTGGTTGAAGGAAATAACGTTTTAATTGATTGCGATGTGGGAACTTTTACGATAAATCCGACTAAAAAATCGATTAACGAATATAATTCTTATATTAACGAAAAGAATTTGCGAAAGCGCGGATTACCCGCCTTTTTGAAACGTCCTGTTTTCACCAATGACGGAATGTCTATTTCGGTAATGGCAAATGTGTCTATCGAAGATGACGCGAGACTTGCAGTCGAAAACGGCGCTGACGGAATAGGTCTTGTGCGTACCGAAATATTATTTACCGAATACGCGGAATTTCCGTCCGAAAGCGAGCAAATTCGCTATTACGAAGGTATTTTTAACAAAATAGGGAGCGGCAAAAAAGTTAATATTCGCGTTATGGACGTGGGCGGCGACAAAATGGTCAAATTTATAAATGATATACCACGTGAAGAAAACCCGTTTATGGGTTGGCGGGCTGTGCGAATTTATCGTGAGAGAACCGAGTTTTTACATAAACAACTTGTTGCAATACTCAAAGCGGGGGAGGGCAAAAAATACGGAATAATGTTCCCTATGATAACCACTCTTTCCGAATGGGATTTTTTGCGCAACTTTACCATAAAAACGGCTGATGAATTGGGAATAAAATGTCCGAGTTTGGGCGTTTTGCTTGAAGTGCCGCTTGCAATTTTAGAAATAGAGTCGTTTTTAAGCACCTTAGAATTTGCGTCTATCGGTACCAACGACCTTATGCAATATTTATCTGCCGCCGACCGAAGCAACGCTAAGGTTAACTATCTCTACAATCCGCTTGAGCCCGCGTTTCTGAAAATAGTGAAAACTGCCATAGACCAATGTGTTTCGGGCGGAAAGCCTATTTCGATGTGCGGCGATATGGCGGCGCGTCCGGAGTGTACCATTTTGCTTTTGGGGCTTGGGCTTACTCGTTTCAGCGTTTCACCGCCTACGATACCGATTATAAAGGAAATAATCAGCTGTATTCCCCTTATGAAAATTAAGGAAGAGACAAATCATTTGCTTTTGAATAAAAGAAGTGCAAAAGATGTTGCCGATTGGCTTCAGTATATTAACGGCAAATACTGTGCGCACATTTTTAAGAAGCACGGCTTTATTCCGCTATACGGCGATTATTATGATAAAGGAAATTTCTGA
- a CDS encoding zinc ABC transporter substrate-binding protein: MFRVFVIILLSLTLAFARGERRNRAATATAQPAPQEIRLAVAVSIPALGALSREILRGVPVDVLEPFGTDFTMDEFDGLASEYSDELDEIAPRVAAVVGIRSIIPDDPIFVQLRHRNIRVVEIDCAIPPSPTGSAIPLIRTSNGEINPFVWLSLANAVRMAEILESDFSALFPKYACVISANLLDFKRRSLALRNEYTRKLLEIDNFSAVALSGIFDYLLMDIDVFVVARFLPEYDWNEETARKFRDLVESGEVGVVINRWQTGAPASEIMEEKGVRTAVLRTGIPALSHFDDGFLAFWERNVSAIAGAFQIKE, translated from the coding sequence ATGTTTAGAGTGTTTGTGATTATTTTGCTTTCTCTTACTTTAGCGTTTGCGAGAGGGGAGCGCCGAAATCGCGCGGCGACTGCGACGGCACAACCTGCGCCGCAAGAAATACGTCTTGCTGTTGCCGTAAGCATTCCTGCTTTGGGCGCGCTTTCGCGTGAAATTTTACGCGGAGTGCCCGTCGATGTTTTAGAGCCGTTCGGCACAGATTTTACTATGGACGAATTTGACGGGCTCGCATCCGAATACAGCGACGAACTCGACGAAATCGCACCGAGGGTCGCGGCTGTTGTCGGAATTCGCTCGATTATTCCCGATGACCCGATATTCGTGCAACTTCGCCACAGAAACATACGGGTCGTTGAAATAGACTGCGCCATACCGCCAAGCCCGACAGGTTCGGCAATTCCGCTGATACGCACGTCTAACGGAGAGATAAATCCTTTCGTTTGGCTTTCGCTTGCAAACGCCGTTCGTATGGCAGAAATCCTGGAGAGTGATTTCAGCGCGCTTTTTCCGAAGTATGCTTGTGTCATTTCGGCTAATTTGCTCGATTTTAAGCGGCGTTCGCTTGCACTTCGCAACGAATATACGCGGAAACTCCTTGAAATAGACAATTTCAGCGCAGTTGCATTAAGCGGAATTTTTGATTATTTGCTTATGGATATAGATGTTTTTGTTGTCGCAAGATTTTTGCCGGAATACGATTGGAATGAGGAGACAGCGCGAAAATTTCGCGATTTGGTAGAAAGCGGAGAGGTCGGCGTTGTAATAAACCGTTGGCAAACAGGCGCTCCTGCCTCGGAAATTATGGAAGAAAAAGGTGTTAGAACTGCTGTCCTGAGAACGGGAATTCCTGCGCTGAGTCATTTCGATGACGGTTTTTTAGCATTCTGGGAGAGAAATGTTTCTGCTATAGCAGGTGCGTTTCAAATAAAAGAATAA